In the Flavobacterium sp. 90 genome, CAAATTTTGCCATCTTTTGGCACAAGGATTATGGCAAAGATCCAATGTTGAATACCGAAGTAACAGAAAGATTTGACCCCAATAAAATGTTGAGTGAGTGCGAACGAATTTATAATGTTTATGTCAATCAGCTAAAATTGGTTCAATCAGGAAATTCGCTTACGGATAAATATAAAATTCTGATTTTTGTATTTAAAGGTGAAGAAAAAGCAGCATTTGGCGGTGGCGACGAAGATAAAGTTGGAATTTTCTGGACGCCGGCAGTTCGCGTAAACAAAGAACCTTACGGAGTTTTGGCGCACGAATTAGGACACAGTTTTCAGTATTTAAGCCATGCCGATACCGGAAAAGGTCCCGACGGAACTATTATGGAAATGTCTGCACAATATATGCTTTGGCAGGTTTATTCGGGTTGGATGACTTTTGAAAATTATCATTTGGTTGATTATTTGAAAGGAACTTATTATGGATTTCTGCATCCTTATAATATGTATCATTCACCTTATGTAATTGAATATTGGTCGGAGAAACACGGGAAAGATTTCTTTGGGAAATTAATGCGAAATTCTAATGAAGGCGAAGATCCTGTAATGACTTACAAGCGTTTAAACTCGATTAATCAGGAACAGTTTAACGACGAAATGTTTGATGCTTCAAGGCGATTTATTACTTGGGATTTGCCTAGAATTGATTCGGTTGCAAAACGGTATGCGAATAAACATTTTACTAAAGTTAATAAATTGAAGGACAAGTGGTATATAGTTGATTCGATCAATTGTCCTCAGAATTACGGATATAACGGAATCCAGTTAAATATTCCTAAATTGGGAACTAAATTAGAATTGAATTTTAAAGGAATTGCCGGAGAAAACGGTTTCTCAAAAGTAAAAATAGAAAAAGCAGGATGGCGATATGGTTTTGTGGCTCAGCAAAAAAATGGAAAACGAATATATAGCCAAATCTTCAAAAAAAATAACGGCAAAGTATCTTTTAAAGTCCCAAAAGATACAGAACATTTATGGCTGGTAGTTTTGGGAGCGCCAACAGAACATTGGTCTCGGCCAAATAGATGGGGCGATAATCCGGACAAAACGCCTGATGAACAATGGCCTTATGAGTTTCAGTTATCAGGTACAACACTTGCCGATTTGAAATGAAATTAATCTTTTAATATCTTAAGACCTCACAGGTTTTTAAAACCTGTGAGGTCTGGTAAAACTTCTGAAGCATCATTAAAAAATAAAAAAATGAACCGATTATTACTTTTAGTATTTACAATTGTTTTTTCTGCTGTTCAGGCGCAGGAAAGTTCCCTGATTAAAATTGAAACCGAAAATTCGGCATTGGTTTTAAAAGTGGGAAAAAACAAGAAATTATATCAAACGTATTTGGGAACAAAGCTTGATAATGGTTCAGAATATGAATTGATTTCGAAAGAAAATACAAAAAAGTTTGTTGTAAATGATGGTAATCCTTTAATCGATTTGCGTCATTTGGCTTATCCAACTTTTGGAACGGACAATTTGTTTGAACCCGCAATCAGAATGACGCATAATGACGGAAATCCATCTTTGGAATTAGAATATCAAAACCATACTTCTCAAAAAGTAAGCGATGATATTTCTGAAATTACTATAAAATTAAAAGATCCGCAATATCCGGTTTTTGTCAATCTTCATTATAAAATATTTTATTCAGAAAATGTAATAGAAACCTGGACAGAAATTCAGCATCAGGAAAAAAAATCGGTTGTACTTTACAATTATGCTTCGGTTGCCTTGCATTTAGATTCCGATAAATATTGGCTGACTCAGTTTTACAGTGACGTTGTAGAAGAAATGAGAATGGAAGAAACTCAGCTTGTTCGAGGTGCTAAAACTATTGATTCGAAGTTGGGCGTAAGAACGAATATGTTTGCTTCGCCAAGTTTTTTTCTTTCGTTAAATTCAAAATCTAGTGAAAATAACGGAGAAGTAATCGCAGGAACAATTGCATGGTCAGGGAATTTTAAGCATACGTTTGAAATTGATAATAATAATGAATTAAGAATCGTTTCGGGAATAAACGAATTTGCTTCAGAATACAATTTAAAACCTGGAGAAATATTTAAAACTCCGGCTTTTATTTATACTTTTTCGAACAAAGGAAAAGGGCAGGCGAGTAGAAATTTACATACTTGGGCAAAAAAATACGGAATTAAAGATGGTGAAAAACCACGCTTGACTTTATTGAATAATTGGGAAACGACGTTCTTTGATTTTGATCAGGTAAAATTGAGCAATATGTTTCAAGATGCTAAAACATTAGGCGTTGATATGTTTTTGTTGGATGATGGTTGGTTTGGGAATAAATATCCAAGAAGTGGTTCTGTTTCGGGTTTGGGAGATTGGCAGGCTACAAAAGCTAAACTTCCTGACGGAATTGGTTTTTTAATGCAGGAAGCTAAAAATACTAACGTGAAATTTGGTATTTGGATTGAGCCTGAAATGGTAAATGAAAAAAGCGAATTGTATGAGAAACATCCGGATTGGGTTTTAAGTTTGCCTAATCGTGAAAAAAGTATTTATCGAACACAATTGGTTTTGGATTTGAGTAATCCAAAAGTTCAGGATTTTGTTTTTAAGGTTGTCGACGACATTATGCAAACAGAATCGGGTGTTGCTTTTTTTAAATGGGATTGTAACCGAATGATGACAAGTGCGTATTCGACTTATTTAAAAAATGAACAATCGCATTTGTTTATTGAATACACAAGAGGATTGTACAAAGTTCTGGACAGAATAAAAAGTAAATATCCAAACTTGCCAATGATGCTTTGTGCCGGCGGCGGTGGAAGGGTAGATTATGGATTACTGAATTATTTCACGGAGTTTTGGGCAAGCGATAACACAGATCCGTTTGACCGCGTATTTATTCAATGGGGATATTCTAATTTTTATCCGGCATTATCGACTTGTAACCACGTAACTTCGATGGGAAATCAATCGATAAAATTTAAAACCGATGTTGCAATGATGGGCAAATTAGGTTTTGATATTCATGTTGGAGGTTTAAAAGACAACGAATTAAAATATTGTCAGGAAGCGGTTTCTAATTATAAACGATTAAGTCCGGTGATTTGGCAAGGAAATTTATTCCGATTAATTTCTCCTTATGAAGATACAAGGGCTGTTTTGATGTACGTGAATGAAAACAAAACGCAATCGGTGCTTTTTTCTTATACGCTGCATCCGCTTACAGATCCTAATTATGGTTTGGTAAAACTTGAAGGACTTGATGCTTCAAAAAAATATAGCGTTAAAGAAATTAATCTGATGCCTCAGAGTAAAAATACTTTTGAAGAATCTGGTACTATTTATTCCGGTGATTTTCTGATGAAAATAGGATTGAAAGTTTCTTCTTCAAGACAAGAAAGTAGTGTTGTACTTGAGATTACTGATGTTGATTTGAGGAATTAGTTTTTAAAATTTAAGGTTTTTCTAGTGTGAGAATTAGTAATTATCTAACTATTTGTATAACAGAATAGTATAGTTAAAGAATAGGTAAAATAGTATTAAATGTTGTTAATATTGTCTTACAAATATTTAAGTGTGATATTTACATTTACAAAAAAATGCTATTTCTTAACCTATTAATTAATTTAACCTATGAAAAAACTATTACTACTGATTGTCGTTTTTCTATCCAGTTATTTTGCAATTGCACAGAAAACGCTTTTTACTCCCACAGAATGGAGTGATCCCAACAATGAATTTTACAATAAAGTATCCAACACCAGAAAGTATGAGTCTACGAACTTTGTCGTTTACTGGGGTGATAAAGTGGGTACAAATCCTGCGACGTATTCTGATACAGCACTTAGATTTACGCCTAAATCGGTTGCAGATACGCTTGAAACTAGCTTTAAACGCTACATTACCGATTTGCATTTTATAAATAATGCGCCAACAACAAATTTTGGAAAATACAAGATCATTATTATGATGATGAACACCTGGACTTCTACAGATCCAAGGTTACAAGCCTTTGCACAAGCCAGCTCGTTTAGTGGTACAATTGGCGCAATGTTTGTACATCCTGAAGCTACAAGAGATGGTGGAGCATTGTCACACGAATTTGCGCACACGCTGCAAATGATGATGGGCATTCAGGAAAACCCAGGCGCCGGTAGAGCATTTTCGGGATATGATTGGGCAGGTCCGTTTTTTGAAGGACATGCCAATTTTATGCGAGCCCAGGCTTACTCACAATGGGCAGAAATTGACGGAACTCTCACCCGCTGGATTCAGACGAAACATTTTATGTGGTCCTCGAATCGACATCATTACACGAATTTTCATTTAATGTATTATGTGCAGGAAAAAGAAGGTTTTGATTTTACTAGAAGAATGTGGGCAGAATCTATGAACGAAGAGCATCCGCTTGAAACCATTAAGCGATTAAAAGGTTTTACGCAAGATCAACTTGATGATTATCTTTGGGGATATGCACAAAGACAACCTGCATTCGATTATCCTATTCAATGGAATTCTCAAATTAATGCGACAAGTAATTTTGGAAAAACCATTAGAAACGTGTACAACAGCATCAAAACAAATATGCCTCGTTATACTAGTAGAGAATACACGCTTCTAACTAAAGTTACAGGTACAACAGATCAATATTATACTAATAATGACTGGGCTCCACAAGATTACGGAATGAACGTAATTCCTTTATACCCAACTTGTACAGGAACTCAAAAGAAAGTTACGATTAAATTTAAAGGACATACTGAGGTTAATACAACTCAGGCTGGATGGAGATATGGTTTTGTTACTACAAAAACTGATGGTACTATTTCGCGTTACAGTCCAATGTATAAAGTGGATGGTGAAGCTTCATTTACCCTTAATACCGCTACAGAAGCCAATATTTATTTGGTAGTATTTGCTGCGCCAAAAGTCCATGTAAATTACAATATGGATGTTGGTTACCCAAAACAAAGAAGATATCCTTATGAACTAAAAATTGCAAATGCTACTCCAGAAGGATTTCAGCCTGCAGCAAATTTTAGAAGTTATCTTAAAACAAACGGACATTTGCACACTAACGGTGGCGGATGGGTTTCTAATAACGCGACTGTTGCGTCTACAGTATATGTAGGTCCATATGCAATTGTGAGAGCCGGAAATGTTTCAGGAAATGCACGTATAGAAGATTATGCTATGGTAGATGGAGGAACTATAAATGGTAGTGCAATTATAAGAGGAAATGCATGTGTGTACAACGCAACGATAGCAAACACTGCAATTGTTGAAGGTAATGCTTGGATGGAAGGCGGATCTGTAAAAAATACAGCCAATATAAAAGGAAACGCAATGTTGTTTGCGGGAGATTTTGGAAGTTCGGTTGTGGTAGGAGGAGATGCGGAAATTGGAAGTTGTTCTACACCAGGTGTTTATTTACAGTTTCCTTACTGGAGAAACGGAAGAGACAATTGTGATGGTAAAGGAGCAAGCGATACTTCTAATGTTGATATCAATGCAACATTTACGAACTTTACAGCTGCACAAATGGCTTTTAGTACCACACCAAACTGTACTGTAACTACGTTGGCAACTAATAAGTCAACTTTTGATTCAGCAGCAGAAGTAGATTTAAGTGTTTATCCAAATCCGGCAAAAGGAAATCTAAACATTACCTTTTTACAAACGGAAGAAGAAAAAACAACTATTGCTTTGTTTGATATTAACGGACAAAAAATAGCTACAATTGCAGATAAAGTTTACGAAGCCGGAAGAATTGACATTCAATACAATTCTGGTAACTTAACTCCGGGAGTATATTTATTACATATTCAAAGAGGAAATAATGTTGTAAGCAAAACATTTATCAAAGAATAAGAATTCATTATTTTATTGATTCTAACGAAATCATTAGAATTACAGAAATACAAAAACCTCCAAAGTCATTGATTTTGGAGGTTTTATTGTATTCGAAAGCATAGTTTTATGTAGAACTATACTTTCATGAGAATTAATTTATTTTCACCAAATGCGCTTCAATTGCAGCTCTGTCAGACTCATATTGAGCAGGAAGTTTTAAGTTTTGACCTAATTCTTCTAAAGGCTCATCTACTGTAAATCCAGGATTTTCTGTAGCGATTTCGAACAAAACTCCTCCTGGTTCTCTGAAATAAAGAGAGTGGAAATAGTTTCTGTCAATCTGTGGTGTAATTTGCAAACCGTATTCTTCGATTTTTTCACGGAAGTGCATTAAAATTTCATCATTCTGAACTCTGAAAGCTACGTGATGGACAGTTCCGTTTGCTCCCAAACCGCGTTTTTCTTCAGGTAATTCTACCAAGTCAACAATTGCAGCATTTTCTACCGCATCTGTTGCATAACGGTAACGGTTTACGTCTTGATCGATCAATTTATAACCAAATATTTCGGTTAAGATTGCAGCAGTTGCTTTTATGCTGTTTAAAGTCAAAGTGATGTTATGAAAACCTCTTGTCGCTACATCAGCTTTTACTTCGTCAGTTTCCCAAGGTTTTCTGTTATCGTCTGTTTTAGATTCGATTAATTCTAATTTTAAACCGTCCGGATCTAAGAAAGTAAGGTATTTTTCTCCAAATTTTTCCGAAGGTTTATTATAAATCACATTGTATTGCTCAAAACGTTTTTGCCAGAAATCAAGGCTTCCTTTAGGAACAGAATAACCAATTTCTGTAGCCATTCCGGAACCTTTTCTTCCTTGTTGAATTCCTTCTCCCCAAGGGAAAAAAGTTAAGATTGTTCCAGCGCTTCCAACTTCATCTCCAAAGTAAAAATGGTACGTTCCAGGATCATCAAAATTTACTGTTTTTTTAATAAAACGTAATCCTAATATGTTAGAGTAAAAGTTGAAGTTACGTTTTGCATCACCCGCAATTGCAGTAATATGGTGTAAGCCTAAGATTTTATTTTCCATGGTATTTTATATTTAATTGTTATTGATTTTGTTATACAAATTTACGTCTGTTATACGGCTGCATCGATTAACCTAGATTAAGAAATAAAAAAGCCGTTATTTTTTCATTCGCAAAGTAATAACCAAATAATATTCCAGTTAGGTTAAGTGATTGTATGTAAGGTTTTTGATTATTCTTTAAGACTTCAAATGCTACGATATATCGTAATTTTATAAACGGATCTTATTTTATTTAGAAAACTAATAGTATTTTACTTAACGCTATTTCTTAAATTTACGGTTATAACTCGTTGCTTGTAATTCGCAAAAAAAACATTAAACTCAACGTTTTATAATATCAAAATACCACACC is a window encoding:
- a CDS encoding DUF6055 domain-containing protein, which encodes MKKLLLLIVVFLSSYFAIAQKTLFTPTEWSDPNNEFYNKVSNTRKYESTNFVVYWGDKVGTNPATYSDTALRFTPKSVADTLETSFKRYITDLHFINNAPTTNFGKYKIIIMMMNTWTSTDPRLQAFAQASSFSGTIGAMFVHPEATRDGGALSHEFAHTLQMMMGIQENPGAGRAFSGYDWAGPFFEGHANFMRAQAYSQWAEIDGTLTRWIQTKHFMWSSNRHHYTNFHLMYYVQEKEGFDFTRRMWAESMNEEHPLETIKRLKGFTQDQLDDYLWGYAQRQPAFDYPIQWNSQINATSNFGKTIRNVYNSIKTNMPRYTSREYTLLTKVTGTTDQYYTNNDWAPQDYGMNVIPLYPTCTGTQKKVTIKFKGHTEVNTTQAGWRYGFVTTKTDGTISRYSPMYKVDGEASFTLNTATEANIYLVVFAAPKVHVNYNMDVGYPKQRRYPYELKIANATPEGFQPAANFRSYLKTNGHLHTNGGGWVSNNATVASTVYVGPYAIVRAGNVSGNARIEDYAMVDGGTINGSAIIRGNACVYNATIANTAIVEGNAWMEGGSVKNTANIKGNAMLFAGDFGSSVVVGGDAEIGSCSTPGVYLQFPYWRNGRDNCDGKGASDTSNVDINATFTNFTAAQMAFSTTPNCTVTTLATNKSTFDSAAEVDLSVYPNPAKGNLNITFLQTEEEKTTIALFDINGQKIATIADKVYEAGRIDIQYNSGNLTPGVYLLHIQRGNNVVSKTFIKE
- a CDS encoding ring-cleaving dioxygenase yields the protein MENKILGLHHITAIAGDAKRNFNFYSNILGLRFIKKTVNFDDPGTYHFYFGDEVGSAGTILTFFPWGEGIQQGRKGSGMATEIGYSVPKGSLDFWQKRFEQYNVIYNKPSEKFGEKYLTFLDPDGLKLELIESKTDDNRKPWETDEVKADVATRGFHNITLTLNSIKATAAILTEIFGYKLIDQDVNRYRYATDAVENAAIVDLVELPEEKRGLGANGTVHHVAFRVQNDEILMHFREKIEEYGLQITPQIDRNYFHSLYFREPGGVLFEIATENPGFTVDEPLEELGQNLKLPAQYESDRAAIEAHLVKIN
- a CDS encoding alpha-galactosidase, which gives rise to MNRLLLLVFTIVFSAVQAQESSLIKIETENSALVLKVGKNKKLYQTYLGTKLDNGSEYELISKENTKKFVVNDGNPLIDLRHLAYPTFGTDNLFEPAIRMTHNDGNPSLELEYQNHTSQKVSDDISEITIKLKDPQYPVFVNLHYKIFYSENVIETWTEIQHQEKKSVVLYNYASVALHLDSDKYWLTQFYSDVVEEMRMEETQLVRGAKTIDSKLGVRTNMFASPSFFLSLNSKSSENNGEVIAGTIAWSGNFKHTFEIDNNNELRIVSGINEFASEYNLKPGEIFKTPAFIYTFSNKGKGQASRNLHTWAKKYGIKDGEKPRLTLLNNWETTFFDFDQVKLSNMFQDAKTLGVDMFLLDDGWFGNKYPRSGSVSGLGDWQATKAKLPDGIGFLMQEAKNTNVKFGIWIEPEMVNEKSELYEKHPDWVLSLPNREKSIYRTQLVLDLSNPKVQDFVFKVVDDIMQTESGVAFFKWDCNRMMTSAYSTYLKNEQSHLFIEYTRGLYKVLDRIKSKYPNLPMMLCAGGGGRVDYGLLNYFTEFWASDNTDPFDRVFIQWGYSNFYPALSTCNHVTSMGNQSIKFKTDVAMMGKLGFDIHVGGLKDNELKYCQEAVSNYKRLSPVIWQGNLFRLISPYEDTRAVLMYVNENKTQSVLFSYTLHPLTDPNYGLVKLEGLDASKKYSVKEINLMPQSKNTFEESGTIYSGDFLMKIGLKVSSSRQESSVVLEITDVDLRN
- a CDS encoding DUF6055 domain-containing protein; protein product: MFQNKGFTKILIVITCLAFFVVSAQEIKNKELYIPKKVWMLPENNDYKDPKSDYNFDHMITSANFAIFWHKDYGKDPMLNTEVTERFDPNKMLSECERIYNVYVNQLKLVQSGNSLTDKYKILIFVFKGEEKAAFGGGDEDKVGIFWTPAVRVNKEPYGVLAHELGHSFQYLSHADTGKGPDGTIMEMSAQYMLWQVYSGWMTFENYHLVDYLKGTYYGFLHPYNMYHSPYVIEYWSEKHGKDFFGKLMRNSNEGEDPVMTYKRLNSINQEQFNDEMFDASRRFITWDLPRIDSVAKRYANKHFTKVNKLKDKWYIVDSINCPQNYGYNGIQLNIPKLGTKLELNFKGIAGENGFSKVKIEKAGWRYGFVAQQKNGKRIYSQIFKKNNGKVSFKVPKDTEHLWLVVLGAPTEHWSRPNRWGDNPDKTPDEQWPYEFQLSGTTLADLK